TTGATCTTGGCCAAACGTTTCTCCAGTACGCAGGCCCGTACGGGCGAAGGCCCAGTGGTCGGCGTCAGTGACCGTATAGCCGAGCGGTGTACGTGAGCCGTCCCAATGGCCTCCGCCGTTGCGGTAGCTCACGCCGAGCAGGGTGTTCTCGGGTTCGGACTCCCACCAGTGGTCGGGGCAGCCGAACGAACTGTCGGGGTCTGTTCCGGTAGGTGCGTGCGGAGGGAACTTCGAACACTCCACTTGGGTCGCGTCGTTTGCGAGGTGAACACGCCACCAGCAGGTATTCGCGCCGAAGTTGGCTATGTTGCCGCCGCCGTCGCGGAAGGCCGTTACGTGACGGCGGGTGCTGCTGCTCCAGTACTCGTCGTGTCCCGCAGACAGCAGGAGGCGGTATCCGTCGCCGAGGTGCCGGCCGCGCGCGATGTCGAGGTCGGTGCAGAAGTCGATCTCGAAACCGTTCGCTTCCATCCAGGCGATGAAGGGTGCGTCCCAGTGGGCGAACGTCTGCCTCGGCGAGGCGGGATCGTACGCATCGGGAAGCCCCTTAACCGGGCCTCCGACCCCACCCCCTGGACGACGAAGACTGACCTGCGGCGCGCTGTAGAGGTTCCCTCCGCCTGCGGAGTTGTACGCGTGATAGGTGAGGACGGGGACCTTGTAGAGGATGTTCCTGCCGGACGGCACGCGCGGGGTGACCACGAACAGCAGGCGGCCCTGGCGTGCGTCGAGGACGGGCGGGCCGGAGGGCGGTGCCCCGCCGAGCACCGCGATGTACACGCCGGATTTCCAGTCCCGCGGTACGGAGAAGTCGTATGCGGGCCACTGCCAATCCTCGTCGAATCGGCCGGAGGGAGCGGGCTGGCCGGCCCATATGACGCTGCCCACGAGCTGGGGGGTGGCGCCGTACCGGTAGAAGTCGACGCGGAAGAGGTCGGCTGAGGTAGCGATGTGCAGCCGTATGACGTTCCCGGCGCGCACGCTCGGCCTGGCCGGGTAGCCGTCGGCAGAGAGGCGGTCGTGACCGGTCATGAGCCGTCCACGGGCTGTGCGACTCCCGAGAAGTGGTACGGGTCGACCGGCTGGATCTGCGCGGCCCAGCCGAAGGAGCCGAGCTGTTGAGTGAGTTCGGCGGGGGAGTGCAGAACCTTGACAACGGAGTGAGAGCTTCCGTCAGTCAGTTGACGGCGCACCATCGGCACGTCGGCTCCGGGCTCGACTTCCTCGATCTCCAGCTTCCTCCTGGAATCGTCGAGCAGGACGGCGTGGCCGCCTGGCTTGAGGGCGAGCCGAAGCATCTGCCAGAACTGTGGGAGCAGCTCCGGCGGTACGTGGCTGAGCCAGAAGGCGAAGAAGATCGTGTCGTACTGCCGGTCCGGAACCCAACCGAAGATGTCGGCCTCGATGAATCGCGTACCGGTGCCACTCGTACGATCGCGGGCAGCCGACAGCATCTCCGGGGCTGCGTCCACGGCGGTGAGGGTGCGTGAGCGGGGCGCGAGGAACTGCGTCCACTGACCCGTGCCACAGGCCAGTTCCAGAACATCACCCTGGATAGGCAGGGTGTCGAGGACGGTGACGAGGCGAGTCAGGTCCATCCGCTCGACGTACGCGTCGTCGTACTCGGCGGCCCGTAGCCGGTAGTACTGAATCTGCTGCTGCGTGACGGCAGGCAACTTGGGGGTCCTTCCAGTCTTGGTGATCCAGTTCGGTGATGGGGGAGGGGAGCGGCTGTGGGAGATGCGCTACCCGGAGGGCCTCAGACCGGCAGCTCTGCCCAGACCGTCTTGCACCTTCCGGGGCCGATTACCACTCCCCAGTCCGCAGCGAGCTCCCCGACGATCAACAGACCTCGGCCGGCGACCTCGTTCTCCCGAACAGAATGCCGATACGGGAGCACCGAGCTGGTGTCGCGGACCTCGATCCGCACCAAGGGGCCGTCGTGGGCCAAGCGGAGAACCACCGGGCCTTCGCCGTGCACGAGCGCGTTCCCGACGAGCTCCGAGACGACGAGTACCGCGTCGTCACCTGGTACCTGCCAGTTGAGCAGGGCGGTAGTGACGAGCTGACGGGCCTTGCCGCATGAAGCGAGTTCGTCCGGAAGTGCCCACTCCTCGATGGCCCTGACGGTTTCGGTGCTTCGCTGTTTGATCGAGTGCACGTGGACGCGCGCACTGGGGGTGGCGCTGCTCTTCGGCGTTGCTGACATGGAGATCTCCCCGCTCCGTTCTCATCAACCGGGGCACCAGAGTGAGGAACATGGCGCGAGAGCGCATATCCCGGTGTGAATAAAGGGGGTTGGGCTGCAATATGGCGGCGGTAATGCCAGCATGAGTCGCTGGAATCGTCACCTTGGCCGAGCCCGGGAGGGGCCGTGGGGAACGAGCGCCGATGCACCCAGTGCGGATGTCCGCTGAGCCGCTACAACCCGGACGGACTGCTGTGCGGGGCCTGCGAGAAGGAGGCGCCGCGGCCAGCCGCTCAAGCTGTCACCATCCCTGCCCAGGTCTGGTCGGACTCCGAGATCAAGGTGGCCTTGAGGGCGATGGATTTCGGTCTGGTCAGCCGTCTTGTACGGAAACTGGCCGGGCTCCGCCAGGAGGACTTTGCCCGACTGACTGGCTTGAGCCAGGGCTACTTGTCTCAACTGGAATCCGGGAGCCGTCGGCTCTCACGCCTTGACAAGGCTCAGGCCTTCCTCGACGCCCTGAAGGTGCCGGAAGGACTTCGCCCGGTTTCGGCGTCGGCCCAGAACTCACGGACGTCGGTCGGGGACGCTGGTGCGGCGACCTCGGTGGGCTTGCATGATCTGGCTGCGGGAGCGGCGGAAACGTCTGGCCTGTTCGCCGAGCTCAT
The sequence above is a segment of the Streptomyces sp. NBC_00237 genome. Coding sequences within it:
- a CDS encoding N,N-dimethylformamidase beta subunit family domain-containing protein, with amino-acid sequence MTGHDRLSADGYPARPSVRAGNVIRLHIATSADLFRVDFYRYGATPQLVGSVIWAGQPAPSGRFDEDWQWPAYDFSVPRDWKSGVYIAVLGGAPPSGPPVLDARQGRLLFVVTPRVPSGRNILYKVPVLTYHAYNSAGGGNLYSAPQVSLRRPGGGVGGPVKGLPDAYDPASPRQTFAHWDAPFIAWMEANGFEIDFCTDLDIARGRHLGDGYRLLLSAGHDEYWSSSTRRHVTAFRDGGGNIANFGANTCWWRVHLANDATQVECSKFPPHAPTGTDPDSSFGCPDHWWESEPENTLLGVSYRNGGGHWDGSRTPLGYTVTDADHWAFARTGLRTGETFGQDQALIGYECDGAAYALDRYGRPRPTGEDGTPHNFEILGIAPLPSDWNVAAREPGVSSPQAATLGLYESTGTVFTAATTDWARLLASDPHVAAITRNVVSRLSQPS
- a CDS encoding class I SAM-dependent methyltransferase — translated: MPAVTQQQIQYYRLRAAEYDDAYVERMDLTRLVTVLDTLPIQGDVLELACGTGQWTQFLAPRSRTLTAVDAAPEMLSAARDRTSGTGTRFIEADIFGWVPDRQYDTIFFAFWLSHVPPELLPQFWQMLRLALKPGGHAVLLDDSRRKLEIEEVEPGADVPMVRRQLTDGSSHSVVKVLHSPAELTQQLGSFGWAAQIQPVDPYHFSGVAQPVDGS
- a CDS encoding ATP-binding protein, yielding MSATPKSSATPSARVHVHSIKQRSTETVRAIEEWALPDELASCGKARQLVTTALLNWQVPGDDAVLVVSELVGNALVHGEGPVVLRLAHDGPLVRIEVRDTSSVLPYRHSVRENEVAGRGLLIVGELAADWGVVIGPGRCKTVWAELPV